The proteins below come from a single Miscanthus floridulus cultivar M001 chromosome 1, ASM1932011v1, whole genome shotgun sequence genomic window:
- the LOC136539645 gene encoding ADP-ribosylation factor-like isoform X1 — MGQAFRKLFDAFFGNKEMRVVMLGLDAAGKTTILYKLHIGEVLSTVPTIGFNVEKVQYKNVVFTVWDVGGQEKLRPLWRHYFNNTDALIYVVDSLDRERIGRARAEFQAIINDPFMLNSVLLVFANKQDMRGAMTPMEVCEGLGLYDLTNRIWHIQGTCALKGDGLYEGLDWLATTLDEMRASGRITSASSSAS, encoded by the exons ATGGGGCAGGCCTTCCGAAAGCTCTTCGATGCCTTCTTCGGCAACAAGGAGATGCGG GTGGTGATGCTTGGGTTGGATGCAGCTGGGAAAACCACCATACTCTATAAGCTTCACATTGGTGAAGTTCTCTCCACTGTCCCTACCATAG GTTTCAATGTTGAGAAGGTTCAGTACAAGAATGTAGTGTTCACTGTGTGGGATGTTGGTGGCCAGGAGAAGCTCAGGCCCTTGTGGAGGCACTACTTCAACAATACCGATGCTTTG ATTTACGTGGTTGATTCACTGGATAGAGAGAGAATCGGGAGAGCCAGGGCAGAATTTCAg GCTATAATCAATGACCCTTTTATGCTTAACAGTGTGCTATTGGTGTTTGCTAACAAGCAAGACATG AGGGGAGCAATGACTCCGATGGAAGTGTGTGAGGGTCTTGGGCTGTATGACCTGACGAACCGCATCTGGCACATCCAGGGCACCTGCGCTCTGAAAGGTGATGGCCTGTATGAAGGGTTGGACTGGCTAGCGACCACTCTGGACGAAATGCGTGCTTCTGGACGGATAACCTCAGCATCATCATCGGCATCCTGA
- the LOC136539622 gene encoding protein NRT1/ PTR FAMILY 8.3-like, which translates to MDAETGDTRSPLLPHHLPSQTQVSSANQHYNKPFSWKAPAIILGFEFLESVAYSGIALNLVVYLGTVLHGTTASNAATVDAWNGATFLTPVLGAFLADTYWGKYKTAAISIIFYVVGLLIITASALIPSLRPALCEGGSCPPATGFQYFVLFGSLYLISIGTGGVKSALLPLGADQYNDANPEESKSKQLFFSWFFMAVNLGVFISGTVLVWIQQNVAWSLGFGISSICLVIAAVAFLVGTPFYRVQLPTGSPLKSIVMVFVASFKKRRVALPADSTLLFEGDDAESSSIVPNKLEHTDEFRCLDKAAVVVEDQETKDRHRTWLLCTATQVEEVKILIRMLPIWFTCVFYSAAMSQTATTFVQQGNAMNTTIGSFSVPAASMNSAEVIFMLVWVVFQDSIVIPIARRYTGNPMGLTLLQRMGVGRLLAIPSLAAAALVETWRLRSVRAGHNLSIGWQLPQFVILACSDVFCGIAQLEFFYAEAPASMRSLCSAFQFLAMSLAYYVNTLVVSLVAAVTTAWGGQGWLPADLNDGHLDYYFWLWTGISVVNYVVYTAFARGYTVKKVVCQ; encoded by the exons ATGGATGCGGAGACCGGAGATACCCGGTCTCCCCTGCTGCCGCACCACCTTCCCAGCCAGACGCAG GTTTCCTCAGCGAATCAGCACTATAACAAGCCCTTCAGCTGGAAGGCCCCAGCCATTATTTTGG GCTTCGAATTCTTGGAGAGCGTTGCTTACTCTGGTATAGCACTCAACTTGGTCGTATATCTTGGAACCGTCCTCCATGGAACCACTGCCTCCAATGCTGCAACCGTTGATGCGTGGAATGGTGCCACGTTTCTTACACCGGTCCTTGGAGCCTTTCTAGCTGATACATACTGGGGAAAGTACAAGACCGCAGCTATCTCTATAATATTCTATGTCGTT GGCTTGCTCATAATTACTGCCTCTGCTCTCATACCATCCCTACGGCCTGCCTTATGTGAAGGCGGTTCTTGCCCTCCTGCAACAGGGTTTCAGTATTTTGTGCTCTTTGGTTCATTGTACCTCATTTCCATTGGTACGGGGGGCGTCAAGTCAGCTTTACTTCCCCTCGGAGCGGATCAATACAATGATGCAAACCCCGAAGAGAGTAAAAGCAAACAATTGTTCTTCAGTTGGTTCTTCATGGCTGTCAACCTCGGAGTGTTCATCTCTGGCACTGTTCTTGTCTGGATACAGCAGAATGTTGCCTGGTCTCTTGGATTTGGCATCTCCTCGATATGCCTTGTTATCGCCGCAGTTGCCTTTTTGGTTGGAACACCGTTTTACAGGGTTCAACTTCCAACTGGGAGCCCACTCAAGAGTATAGTAATGGTGTTTGTTGCCTCTTTTAAGAAGAGAAGAGTGGCGCTTCCTGCTGATAGCACGCTGTTGTTTGAAGGGGATGACGCTGAATCGAGCAGCATAGTGCCAAACAAATTAGAACACACTGATGAATTCAG GTGCTTAGATAAGGCTGCTGTGGTTGTAGAGGACCAAGAGACGAAGGACAGACATCGCACATGGCTACTATGTACCGCAACCCAGGTGGAGGAAGTGAAGATTCTGATCCGGATGCTTCCAATATGGTTCACCTGTGTCTTCTATTCGGCTGCAATGAGCCAGACTGCTACTACTTTCGTTCAGCAGGGGAACGCGATGAACACTACGATTGGATCCTTCTCCGTGCCCGCTGCCTCTATGAACTCTGCCGAGGTGATCTTCATGCTTGTCTGGGTTGTGTTCCAGGACAGCATCGTCATCCCGATAGCCAGGAGGTACACCGGGAACCCGATGGGACTGACGCTGCTTCAGCGGATGGGCGTCGGGCGGTTGCTGGCGATCCCATCTCTGGCAGCAGCAGCACTGGTGGAGACTTGGAGACTGCGCAGTGTGAGGGCCGGGCATAACCTGAGCATCGGGTGGCAGCTCCCGCAGTTTGTGATCCTGGCCTGCTCCGACGTGTTCTGTGGCATCGCGCAGCTGGAGTTCTTCTATGCGGAGGCGCCTGCGTCGATGCGCAGCCTGTGCTCGGCGTTCCAGTTCCTGGCCATGTCGCTGGCGTACTACGTGAACACGCTGGTGGTCTCATTGGTGGCGGCCGTGACCACGGCCTGGGGCGGCCAGGGCTGGCTCCCCGCTGACCTCAACGACGGCCACCTGGACTACTACTTCTGGCTGTGGACAGGGATCAGTGTGGTGAACTATGTCGTATACACGGCATTTGCAAGGGGTTATACGGTCAAGAAGGTTGTCTGTCAGTAA
- the LOC136539584 gene encoding protein NRT1/ PTR FAMILY 8.3-like isoform X1 — protein MGGCSGGGRRSRVGAGAAETGVGGPLLPETQSGMSPPPPGGSNGRRHQQAVSSMESGGDASAAARKRFTWKGPVIVLVFELLESIAFSGVALNLVVYLATVLHGSTAFNAAHVDTWNGTTFIVPVIGAFLADSYWGKYRTILASIVFYLVGLVLLTVSAAIPSLRPATACQMGASCAPATKTQFSVFFAALYLTSVGTGGVKSALLPFGAEQYDDDADRPERKQAFFSWFFAAINLGIFVAGTLVSWLEQNVSWALGFGIGTACFFVAALAFVAGTPCYRVQMPTGSPLKDIIRVLVAAFRKRNVRMEQDDGAAELLHEDDANDDGEQQRLARTKGLRCLDKAAAIVGKAQEGEWSLCTVSEVEGVKILVRMLPIWVTCVLYAASLGQMTTTFIQQGMAMDTRLGGRFKVPVASLVSVEVVFMLLWVVLHDAAIIPAARRLTGRPGGLTQLQRMGVGRFLVVLALGTAALVERRRLRVIHGGSGPMTIAWQVPQFVLVAGSDVFCGIAQLEFFYGEAPAAMRSICSAFSFLALSLGFYVNSLVVTLVAAVTKRPGWLAPDLNAGHLDYYFWLWTIISVANLLLYMVLAARYTPKQVAAAVEPMRSSSSDE, from the exons ATGGGCGGCTGTAGCGGTGGCGGCAGGAGGAGCCGTGTGGGCGCGGGTGCGGCCGAGACCGGGGTCGGCGGCCCCCTGCTTCCGGAGACGCAG AGCGGCATGTCTCCCCCTCCCCCTGGCGGCTCCAATGGCCGCCGCCACCAGCAGGCGGTTTCGTCCATGGAATCCGGCGGCgacgcgtcggcggcggcgaggaagcGCTTCACCTGGAAGGGCCCGGTAATCGTCCTAG TCTTCGAGCTGCTGGAGAGCATCGCCTTCTCTGGCGTGGCGCTCAACCTGGTGGTGTACCTGGCCACGGTGCTGCACGGGAGCACCGCCTTCAACGCCGCCCACGTCGACACCTGGAacggcaccaccttcatcgtccCCGTCATCGGCGCCTTCCTCGCCGACAGCTACTGGGGCAAGTACAGgaccatcctcgcctccatcgTCTTCTACCTCGTG GGCCTGGTGCTCCTCACCGTGTCCGCCGCGATCCCGTCGCTGCGGCCCGCCACGGCGTGCCAGATGGGGGCGTCGTGCGCGCCGGCGACCAAGACGCAGTTCTCCGTCTTCTTCGCCGCGCTCTACCTCACCTCCGTCGGCACGGGAGGGGTCAAGTCCGCGCTGCTCCCCTTCGGGGCCGAGCAGTACGACGACGACGCCGACCGGCCGGAGCGGAAGCAGGCCTTCTTCAGCTGGTTCTTCGCCGCCATCAACCTGGGCATCTTCGTCGCCGGCACGCTCGTGTCGTGGCTGGAGCAGAACGTGTCGTGGGCGCTCGGCTTCGGCATCGGCACGGCCTGCTTCTTCGTGGCCGCGCTCGCCTTCGTGGCGGGCACGCCCTGCTACAGGGTGCAGATGCCGACCGGCAGCCCGCTCAAGGACATCATCAGGGTGCTCGTCGCCGCCTTCAGGAAGCGCAACGTCAGGATGGAACAGGACGACGGCGCTGCGGAGCTGCTGCACGAAGACGACGCCAACGACGACGGCGAGCAGCAGCGGCTGGCGCGCACCAAGGGCCTGCGGTGCCTTGACAAGGCTGCCGCGATCGTCGGCAAGGCGCAGGAGGGCGAATGGTCTCTGTGCACGGTGAGCGAGGTGGAGGGCGTCAAGATCCTGGTGCGGATGCTGCCCATCTGGGTGACGTGCGTGCTGTACGCGGCGTCGCTGGGGCAGATGACCACCACCTTCATCCAGCAGGGGATGGCCATGGACACGCGGCTGGGCGGGCGGTTCAAGGTGCCCGTGGCGTCGCTGGTGTCCGTGGAGGTGGTGTTCATGCTCCTCTGGGTGGTGCTGCACGACGCCGCCATCATCCCGGCGGCGCGGCGGCTGACGGGGCGCCCCGGCGGGCTGACGCAGCTGCAGCGCATGGGCGTGGGGCGGTTCCTGGTGGTGCTGGCCCTGGGGACGGCCGCGCTCGTCGAGAGGCGTCGGCTCCGCGTCATCCACGGCGGGAGTGGGCCGATGACCATCGCGTGGCAGGTGCCGCAGTTCGTGCTGGTGGCGGGCTCCGACGTCTTCTGCGGGATCGCGCAGCTGGAGTTCTTCTACGGGGAGGCCCCCGCCGCGATGCGCAGCATCtgctcggccttctccttcctgGCGCTGTCGCTGGGGTTCTACGTCAACTCGCTGGTGGTGACGCTGGTGGCGGCCGTGACGAAGCGGCCCGGATGGCTGGCGCCGGACCTCAATGCCGGCCACCTGGACTACTACTTCTGGCTCTGGACCATCATCAGCGTCGCCAACCTGCTGCTCTACATGGTGCTCGCCGCCCGGTACACGCCCAAGCAGGTCGCCGCCGCCGTGGAGCCGATGCGTTCCAGCAGCAGCGACGAATGA
- the LOC136462252 gene encoding uncharacterized protein yields MQSASRKTLLPLKKKKPASHIWAAEHAAASTGGFRLVLPAAHRPPPCVPSSSSRRGVRIRAAEAAAPAGGGGALLGRPLEDVYKVRVERGEVVRAWVEALRVMETGSSWRTGARCRMPWDWQVDKLVYVVSGEVKVIPAGAVHGDDYMHFVARDLVRYPRWFEADLYFDGPYEERYRFLAYGDDN; encoded by the exons ATGCAAAGTGCTAGT AGGAAAACACTGCTCCCGCTGAAAAAAAAAAAGCCAGCCAGCCATATATGGGCAGCCGAACACGCCGCCGCCAGCACCGGCGGGTTCCGTCTCGTGCTCCCCGCGGCGCACAGGCCTCCTCCTTGCGTTCCTAGCAGCAGTAGCCGAAGAGGAGTAAGAATACGAGCGGCGGAGGCAGCAGCgccagcaggcggcggcggcgcgctgcTGGGACGTCCCCTGGAGGACGTGTACAAGGTGCGCGTGGAGCGCGGCGAGGTGGTGCGGGCGTGGGTGGAGGCGCTGCGGGTGATGGAGACGGGGTCGTCGTGGCGCACGGGCGCCCGGTGCCGGATGCCGTGGGACTGGCAGGTGGACAAGCTCGTGTACGTCGTGTCCGGGGAGGTGAAGGTCATCCCCGCCGGCGCCGTCCACGGCGACGACTACATGCACTTCGTGGCCCGGGATCTGGTCAGGTACCCGCGCTGGTTCGAGGCCGACCTCTACTTCGACGGCCCGTACGAGGAGCGCTACCGCTTCCTCGCCTACGGAGACGACAACTAG
- the LOC136539631 gene encoding uncharacterized protein, whose amino-acid sequence MAGWTNSTGTGTGGGRGSGGRGYTNHLYANNSIDMIHGGTGGGGGGGSGRFIGGRSRGRPPQQPHYRYRRVDAVHRDSPPASLSDQQAASSTSSRHARLTHPISTADKSSASRTAAPPSTREPDDKTIRNAANFECNVCFDMAADPVVTKCGHLFCWECLYQWLHVHSHHRECPVCKGQVADDAIIPIYGRGGSAASVDMRHQGPTGARVESSRQQQQQTSPHPMLFDFPSIMNLRMRTTSFREAVLSIMSPSIEDTEMDNSDAMTYFDDGEFYPGVNEFDMEVDRYGDPDDEVYEYDYHFGGVPLFGSAGTEASNPSSSQAHADMISIRDNTVGTTTGGYHHQEFGYSGARPNNNRGRRGCRNRTRLSADHFLSTDEMVMALPMPGGGSSNVSAGAAFRPNGGWTERRGRSNRNSNSGGGRGGMQDRRRQRTHYI is encoded by the coding sequence ATGGCCGGCTGGACCAAttccaccggcaccggcaccggcggcGGTCGAGGATCAGGAGGAAGAGGCTACACGAACCACCTTTATGCTAATAATTCCATTGACATGATCCATGGAggtaccggcggcggcggcggcggaggtagcGGCAGGTTCATAGGAGGTCGGTCAAGGGGGAGGCCGCCCCAGCAGCCTCACTATCGCTACCGCCGTGTCGATGCCGTTCATCGCGACTCCCCGCCCGCCTCCCTATCTGACCAGCAAGCGGCATCCTCCACTTCCAGCCGCCACGCGCGGCTAACTCATCCCATCTCAACCGCGGACAAGTCTTCCGCCTCTAGAACCGCGGCTCCTCCAAGCACCAGGGAGCCCGACGACAAGACTATCCGCAATGCCGCCAACTTCGAGTGCAACGTCTGCTTTGACATGGCCGCTGACCCTGTGGTCACCAAGTGCGGCCATCTCTTCTGCTGGGAGTGCCTCTATCAGTGGCTCCATGTCCACTCTCACCACCGTGAGTGCCCTGTCTGCAAGGGCCAGGTAGCCGATGATGCTATCATACCCATCTATGGGCGTGGTGGCTCCGCGGCCTCTGTGGACATGCGCCACCAAGGCCCTACTGGAGCCAGAGTAGAGAGCtccaggcagcagcagcagcagacttCCCCCCATCCCATGCTGTTTGATTTCCCAAGCATTATGAACTTGAGAATGAGAACTACCTCATTCAGAGAGGCTGTCTTGAGCATCATGTCTCCCAGCATTGAAGACACGGAGATGGACAATTCTGATGCCATGACCTATTTTGACGACGGTGAATTCTACCCAGGGGTCAATGAATTTGACATGGAGGTGGATCGATATGGTGACCCGGATGATGAGGTTTATGAATATGACTACCATTTTGGAGGTGTTCCGTTGTTTGGGTCTGCTGGGACTGAGGCCAGCAATCCCAGCTCTTCACAGGCACATGCTGATATGATCAGTATTAGAGACAACACCGTTGGCACTACCACTGGTGGTTATCATCATCAAGAGTTTGGCTACTCTGGCGCGAGACCTAATAATAATAGGGGACGGCGTGGTTGTCGTAACCGCACAAGGCTGTCAGCAGATCACTTTTTGAGCACTGATGAAATGGTGATGGCGTTGCCGATGCCGGGTGGCGGCAGTTCTAATGTTAGTGCAGGCGCTGCCTTTCGGCCTAACGGTGGCTGGACtgagagaagaggaagaagcaacaGGAACTCGAATTCAGGTGGTGGAAGAGGAGGGATGCAGGATCGCAGGAGACAGAGGACACACTACATCTGA
- the LOC136539645 gene encoding ADP-ribosylation factor-like isoform X2 → MGQAFRKLFDAFFGNKEMRVVMLGLDAAGKTTILYKLHIGEVLSTVPTIGFNVEKVQYKNVVFTVWDVGGQEKLRPLWRHYFNNTDALIYVVDSLDRERIGRARAEFQAIINDPFMLNSVLLVFANKQDMGTCALKGDGLYEGLDWLATTLDEMRASGRITSASSSAS, encoded by the exons ATGGGGCAGGCCTTCCGAAAGCTCTTCGATGCCTTCTTCGGCAACAAGGAGATGCGG GTGGTGATGCTTGGGTTGGATGCAGCTGGGAAAACCACCATACTCTATAAGCTTCACATTGGTGAAGTTCTCTCCACTGTCCCTACCATAG GTTTCAATGTTGAGAAGGTTCAGTACAAGAATGTAGTGTTCACTGTGTGGGATGTTGGTGGCCAGGAGAAGCTCAGGCCCTTGTGGAGGCACTACTTCAACAATACCGATGCTTTG ATTTACGTGGTTGATTCACTGGATAGAGAGAGAATCGGGAGAGCCAGGGCAGAATTTCAg GCTATAATCAATGACCCTTTTATGCTTAACAGTGTGCTATTGGTGTTTGCTAACAAGCAAGACATG GGCACCTGCGCTCTGAAAGGTGATGGCCTGTATGAAGGGTTGGACTGGCTAGCGACCACTCTGGACGAAATGCGTGCTTCTGGACGGATAACCTCAGCATCATCATCGGCATCCTGA
- the LOC136539584 gene encoding protein NRT1/ PTR FAMILY 8.3-like isoform X2 translates to MIRIPPHSLPLFRSQRSGRHQSSGMSPPPPGGSNGRRHQQAVSSMESGGDASAAARKRFTWKGPVIVLVFELLESIAFSGVALNLVVYLATVLHGSTAFNAAHVDTWNGTTFIVPVIGAFLADSYWGKYRTILASIVFYLVGLVLLTVSAAIPSLRPATACQMGASCAPATKTQFSVFFAALYLTSVGTGGVKSALLPFGAEQYDDDADRPERKQAFFSWFFAAINLGIFVAGTLVSWLEQNVSWALGFGIGTACFFVAALAFVAGTPCYRVQMPTGSPLKDIIRVLVAAFRKRNVRMEQDDGAAELLHEDDANDDGEQQRLARTKGLRCLDKAAAIVGKAQEGEWSLCTVSEVEGVKILVRMLPIWVTCVLYAASLGQMTTTFIQQGMAMDTRLGGRFKVPVASLVSVEVVFMLLWVVLHDAAIIPAARRLTGRPGGLTQLQRMGVGRFLVVLALGTAALVERRRLRVIHGGSGPMTIAWQVPQFVLVAGSDVFCGIAQLEFFYGEAPAAMRSICSAFSFLALSLGFYVNSLVVTLVAAVTKRPGWLAPDLNAGHLDYYFWLWTIISVANLLLYMVLAARYTPKQVAAAVEPMRSSSSDE, encoded by the exons ATGATCCGTATTCCTCCTCATTCACTGCCGCTGTTCCGCAGCCAGCGATCTGGTCGTCATCAGTCC AGCGGCATGTCTCCCCCTCCCCCTGGCGGCTCCAATGGCCGCCGCCACCAGCAGGCGGTTTCGTCCATGGAATCCGGCGGCgacgcgtcggcggcggcgaggaagcGCTTCACCTGGAAGGGCCCGGTAATCGTCCTAG TCTTCGAGCTGCTGGAGAGCATCGCCTTCTCTGGCGTGGCGCTCAACCTGGTGGTGTACCTGGCCACGGTGCTGCACGGGAGCACCGCCTTCAACGCCGCCCACGTCGACACCTGGAacggcaccaccttcatcgtccCCGTCATCGGCGCCTTCCTCGCCGACAGCTACTGGGGCAAGTACAGgaccatcctcgcctccatcgTCTTCTACCTCGTG GGCCTGGTGCTCCTCACCGTGTCCGCCGCGATCCCGTCGCTGCGGCCCGCCACGGCGTGCCAGATGGGGGCGTCGTGCGCGCCGGCGACCAAGACGCAGTTCTCCGTCTTCTTCGCCGCGCTCTACCTCACCTCCGTCGGCACGGGAGGGGTCAAGTCCGCGCTGCTCCCCTTCGGGGCCGAGCAGTACGACGACGACGCCGACCGGCCGGAGCGGAAGCAGGCCTTCTTCAGCTGGTTCTTCGCCGCCATCAACCTGGGCATCTTCGTCGCCGGCACGCTCGTGTCGTGGCTGGAGCAGAACGTGTCGTGGGCGCTCGGCTTCGGCATCGGCACGGCCTGCTTCTTCGTGGCCGCGCTCGCCTTCGTGGCGGGCACGCCCTGCTACAGGGTGCAGATGCCGACCGGCAGCCCGCTCAAGGACATCATCAGGGTGCTCGTCGCCGCCTTCAGGAAGCGCAACGTCAGGATGGAACAGGACGACGGCGCTGCGGAGCTGCTGCACGAAGACGACGCCAACGACGACGGCGAGCAGCAGCGGCTGGCGCGCACCAAGGGCCTGCGGTGCCTTGACAAGGCTGCCGCGATCGTCGGCAAGGCGCAGGAGGGCGAATGGTCTCTGTGCACGGTGAGCGAGGTGGAGGGCGTCAAGATCCTGGTGCGGATGCTGCCCATCTGGGTGACGTGCGTGCTGTACGCGGCGTCGCTGGGGCAGATGACCACCACCTTCATCCAGCAGGGGATGGCCATGGACACGCGGCTGGGCGGGCGGTTCAAGGTGCCCGTGGCGTCGCTGGTGTCCGTGGAGGTGGTGTTCATGCTCCTCTGGGTGGTGCTGCACGACGCCGCCATCATCCCGGCGGCGCGGCGGCTGACGGGGCGCCCCGGCGGGCTGACGCAGCTGCAGCGCATGGGCGTGGGGCGGTTCCTGGTGGTGCTGGCCCTGGGGACGGCCGCGCTCGTCGAGAGGCGTCGGCTCCGCGTCATCCACGGCGGGAGTGGGCCGATGACCATCGCGTGGCAGGTGCCGCAGTTCGTGCTGGTGGCGGGCTCCGACGTCTTCTGCGGGATCGCGCAGCTGGAGTTCTTCTACGGGGAGGCCCCCGCCGCGATGCGCAGCATCtgctcggccttctccttcctgGCGCTGTCGCTGGGGTTCTACGTCAACTCGCTGGTGGTGACGCTGGTGGCGGCCGTGACGAAGCGGCCCGGATGGCTGGCGCCGGACCTCAATGCCGGCCACCTGGACTACTACTTCTGGCTCTGGACCATCATCAGCGTCGCCAACCTGCTGCTCTACATGGTGCTCGCCGCCCGGTACACGCCCAAGCAGGTCGCCGCCGCCGTGGAGCCGATGCGTTCCAGCAGCAGCGACGAATGA
- the LOC136539584 gene encoding protein NRT1/ PTR FAMILY 8.3-like isoform X3 — protein MSPPPPGGSNGRRHQQAVSSMESGGDASAAARKRFTWKGPVIVLVFELLESIAFSGVALNLVVYLATVLHGSTAFNAAHVDTWNGTTFIVPVIGAFLADSYWGKYRTILASIVFYLVGLVLLTVSAAIPSLRPATACQMGASCAPATKTQFSVFFAALYLTSVGTGGVKSALLPFGAEQYDDDADRPERKQAFFSWFFAAINLGIFVAGTLVSWLEQNVSWALGFGIGTACFFVAALAFVAGTPCYRVQMPTGSPLKDIIRVLVAAFRKRNVRMEQDDGAAELLHEDDANDDGEQQRLARTKGLRCLDKAAAIVGKAQEGEWSLCTVSEVEGVKILVRMLPIWVTCVLYAASLGQMTTTFIQQGMAMDTRLGGRFKVPVASLVSVEVVFMLLWVVLHDAAIIPAARRLTGRPGGLTQLQRMGVGRFLVVLALGTAALVERRRLRVIHGGSGPMTIAWQVPQFVLVAGSDVFCGIAQLEFFYGEAPAAMRSICSAFSFLALSLGFYVNSLVVTLVAAVTKRPGWLAPDLNAGHLDYYFWLWTIISVANLLLYMVLAARYTPKQVAAAVEPMRSSSSDE, from the exons ATGTCTCCCCCTCCCCCTGGCGGCTCCAATGGCCGCCGCCACCAGCAGGCGGTTTCGTCCATGGAATCCGGCGGCgacgcgtcggcggcggcgaggaagcGCTTCACCTGGAAGGGCCCGGTAATCGTCCTAG TCTTCGAGCTGCTGGAGAGCATCGCCTTCTCTGGCGTGGCGCTCAACCTGGTGGTGTACCTGGCCACGGTGCTGCACGGGAGCACCGCCTTCAACGCCGCCCACGTCGACACCTGGAacggcaccaccttcatcgtccCCGTCATCGGCGCCTTCCTCGCCGACAGCTACTGGGGCAAGTACAGgaccatcctcgcctccatcgTCTTCTACCTCGTG GGCCTGGTGCTCCTCACCGTGTCCGCCGCGATCCCGTCGCTGCGGCCCGCCACGGCGTGCCAGATGGGGGCGTCGTGCGCGCCGGCGACCAAGACGCAGTTCTCCGTCTTCTTCGCCGCGCTCTACCTCACCTCCGTCGGCACGGGAGGGGTCAAGTCCGCGCTGCTCCCCTTCGGGGCCGAGCAGTACGACGACGACGCCGACCGGCCGGAGCGGAAGCAGGCCTTCTTCAGCTGGTTCTTCGCCGCCATCAACCTGGGCATCTTCGTCGCCGGCACGCTCGTGTCGTGGCTGGAGCAGAACGTGTCGTGGGCGCTCGGCTTCGGCATCGGCACGGCCTGCTTCTTCGTGGCCGCGCTCGCCTTCGTGGCGGGCACGCCCTGCTACAGGGTGCAGATGCCGACCGGCAGCCCGCTCAAGGACATCATCAGGGTGCTCGTCGCCGCCTTCAGGAAGCGCAACGTCAGGATGGAACAGGACGACGGCGCTGCGGAGCTGCTGCACGAAGACGACGCCAACGACGACGGCGAGCAGCAGCGGCTGGCGCGCACCAAGGGCCTGCGGTGCCTTGACAAGGCTGCCGCGATCGTCGGCAAGGCGCAGGAGGGCGAATGGTCTCTGTGCACGGTGAGCGAGGTGGAGGGCGTCAAGATCCTGGTGCGGATGCTGCCCATCTGGGTGACGTGCGTGCTGTACGCGGCGTCGCTGGGGCAGATGACCACCACCTTCATCCAGCAGGGGATGGCCATGGACACGCGGCTGGGCGGGCGGTTCAAGGTGCCCGTGGCGTCGCTGGTGTCCGTGGAGGTGGTGTTCATGCTCCTCTGGGTGGTGCTGCACGACGCCGCCATCATCCCGGCGGCGCGGCGGCTGACGGGGCGCCCCGGCGGGCTGACGCAGCTGCAGCGCATGGGCGTGGGGCGGTTCCTGGTGGTGCTGGCCCTGGGGACGGCCGCGCTCGTCGAGAGGCGTCGGCTCCGCGTCATCCACGGCGGGAGTGGGCCGATGACCATCGCGTGGCAGGTGCCGCAGTTCGTGCTGGTGGCGGGCTCCGACGTCTTCTGCGGGATCGCGCAGCTGGAGTTCTTCTACGGGGAGGCCCCCGCCGCGATGCGCAGCATCtgctcggccttctccttcctgGCGCTGTCGCTGGGGTTCTACGTCAACTCGCTGGTGGTGACGCTGGTGGCGGCCGTGACGAAGCGGCCCGGATGGCTGGCGCCGGACCTCAATGCCGGCCACCTGGACTACTACTTCTGGCTCTGGACCATCATCAGCGTCGCCAACCTGCTGCTCTACATGGTGCTCGCCGCCCGGTACACGCCCAAGCAGGTCGCCGCCGCCGTGGAGCCGATGCGTTCCAGCAGCAGCGACGAATGA